From one Micromonospora siamensis genomic stretch:
- a CDS encoding antibiotic biosynthesis monooxygenase family protein, translating into MAVVKINAIDVPSGAGEELERRFAARAGAVENSPGFLGFELLRPVAGETRYFVYTRWETEEAYQAWAAGPSRAAHAGGEGGEQRRPVASGATLLEFEVVQQVTGKG; encoded by the coding sequence ATGGCAGTCGTGAAGATCAACGCGATCGACGTCCCGTCCGGCGCCGGCGAGGAGCTGGAACGACGGTTCGCGGCCCGGGCCGGCGCGGTGGAGAACTCCCCCGGCTTCCTCGGCTTCGAACTGCTGCGCCCGGTGGCCGGTGAAACCCGCTACTTCGTCTACACCCGCTGGGAGACGGAGGAGGCGTACCAGGCGTGGGCGGCCGGGCCGTCCCGGGCGGCGCACGCCGGCGGCGAGGGTGGCGAGCAGCGGCGACCGGTGGCCTCCGGCGCGACGCTGCTGGAGTTCGAGGTGGTCCAGCAGGTGACCGGCAAGGGCTGA
- a CDS encoding exodeoxyribonuclease III has product MRLATWNVNSVKARLPRLLDWLAGTAPDVVCLQETKCPDGAFPVAEVGELGYTVASHSDGRWNGVAILSRVGLADVTVGFPGEPGFPEPEARAISATCDGLRVWSVYVPNGRSPDDPHYAYKLAWFAGLRDALEPELAGGLPVAVCGDFNVAPTDADVWDPALFRHSTHVTPAERAALAALRDLGLDDVVPTPMKGPHPYTYWDYRAGMFHQNKGMRIDLVYASAPFARTVRAAYVDREARKGKGPSDHAPIVVDADLVPAVEPL; this is encoded by the coding sequence ATGCGCCTGGCGACCTGGAACGTCAACTCGGTGAAGGCCCGACTGCCCCGGCTGCTGGACTGGCTCGCCGGCACCGCCCCGGACGTCGTCTGCCTCCAGGAGACCAAGTGCCCCGACGGGGCGTTCCCGGTCGCCGAGGTGGGCGAGCTGGGCTACACGGTGGCCAGCCACAGCGACGGCCGGTGGAACGGGGTGGCCATCCTGTCCCGGGTCGGGCTGGCCGACGTGACCGTCGGGTTCCCCGGCGAGCCCGGGTTCCCCGAGCCGGAGGCCCGCGCCATCTCCGCCACCTGCGACGGGCTGCGGGTCTGGTCGGTGTACGTGCCCAACGGCCGCTCCCCCGACGACCCGCACTACGCGTACAAGCTGGCCTGGTTCGCGGGCCTGCGGGACGCGCTGGAACCGGAACTCGCCGGTGGCCTGCCGGTGGCGGTCTGCGGCGACTTCAACGTCGCCCCCACCGACGCCGACGTGTGGGACCCGGCGCTGTTCCGGCACTCCACCCACGTCACCCCCGCCGAGCGGGCCGCCCTGGCCGCCCTGCGCGACCTCGGCCTGGACGACGTGGTGCCGACGCCGATGAAGGGTCCGCACCCCTACACCTACTGGGACTACCGGGCCGGCATGTTCCACCAGAACAAGGGCATGCGGATCGACCTGGTGTACGCCTCCGCCCCGTTCGCCCGCACGGTCCGCGCGGCCTACGTGGACCGGGAGGCCCGCAAGGGCAAGGGCCCCTCCGACCACGCCCCGATCGTGGTCGACGCCGACCTGGTGCCCGCCGTCGAACCGCTGTGA